In the Candidatus Cloacimonadota bacterium genome, CTTGTCATGCCATTTCTTGATCTTGATAAGACAAAAAACGTTCAGGATACAGATGACCCTTTTTCAATATTAGAAAAATTCCAGGTGTTAGATGATGAATAAGAAACCACAGCAGGTCAGAGTGTTAGAAATAAAATTATTTGATATACAAGCTGGATTTCTTGCAGGTTACAGGGATGGCAGAAACATATTCACGTTTTCCCATGATTATATAAATATTGATGAAAATTCCAGGCCGGTTTTTTCGTTAAAATACTACAATCAAAGTGAAAATGCATTTACAAGGCAGTTGACAAGCAGCCAGAAACTGCATCCGATCTTTTCAAATTTATTACCGGAAGGTGAATTGCGTGAATATATTGTAAGAAATCTTAAAATTCATTCAGATCATGAATTTATGATGCTTTCTCACTTGGGAAGAGATTTGCCTGGTGCATTGATTGCCACAGAATTAACTGC is a window encoding:
- a CDS encoding HipA N-terminal domain-containing protein, which produces MMNKKPQQVRVLEIKLFDIQAGFLAGYRDGRNIFTFSHDYINIDENSRPVFSLKYYNQSENAFTRQLTSSQKLHPIFSNLLPEGELREYIVRNLKIHSDHEFMMLSHLGRDLPGALIATELTADRIPPYALQGRTRIEPIVISDNDSENNKFSLSGVLMKFSMVEENKKFFISKAKNIGKWIVKIPSTRFR